In Euzebya sp., the sequence GTGCATGACCGAGGACTGGTGGGACCACTCGGCGTCGGAGAACCTGTTCGTCCGCAAGATGCACTACGAGGAGAAGGGCACGGCGGCGTACAGCTACTGGCCCGAGGGCGGGTGGCAGAAGCTGTTCGCGGACCTGCGGGACGCGATCACCGAGCACGGCGGCGAGGTCCGTCTGGGCCAGCCGGTCAGCCGGGTGATCGTCGAGGACGGCGAGGTCCGCGGCGTGGCCCTGCCCCGCGCCGGCGCGGTGCTCCCCAACGAGGTCTTCCACGAGGACGAGGTCCGGGCACCCGTCGTGATCTCCACCCTCCCCGTCTGGAACGTCCTGCAGGTCGTCCCCGAGGACGTGCTCCCCGACTGGTACGCGAGCCAGATCAAGTACCTCGCGCAGGACCGCTGGCGGATCTCCTGGGCCGGGCTGTACATGGCGACCGAGGAGCCGGTGAGCGTCCTCGACCGCCAGGAGATCGCCACCTGGCTGCACACGCCGATCGCCCGCACGTCGGGCTTCATGTTCGAGATGTCCGCCCTGGACCCGTCGGTCGCGCCGGAGGGCAAGCACCTCTACGTCATGGGCGCGATGCTCCACGGGTTCGACCGGCCCGGCGACATGCGGTTCGTGAAGCAGAAGTTCGACGAGTTCGAGCAGGACGTGGAGATCATGTGGCCCGGCCTCGCCGACCACGTCTTCAAGCGCCGCCACCTGGTCTACGACCCCTCCTTCGGCGTCATCCAGAAGCCCGGTCTGGTCGGCACCTTCCGCCCCCACTGGAAGGCCCCCAACGTCCAGGGCCTCTACTTCGCCTCCGAGACCTTCAAGTCCCGCGGCATCGGCATCGACCGGGCCGCCCGTGCCGGGCTGACCTGCGTCGAGGACATCCTCGGCCGGCGGCTGTGGCCCCTCGAGGAGGGGTGGCGGTACTGAGCCGCCGGGCCGCACCCGCCGGTAGGCTCGCGCAGATGTCGAGCACCGAGCGGGCTGGTCGCGACGCGCCGCGGCGGCGGGACGAGGTCCTCGCCGCCGCCACGCGGGTCTTCCACGAGAAGGGCTACGCGTCCGCGTCGATCCAGGACGTCGCCGACGAGCTCGGGATCCTCAAGGGGAGCCTGTACTACTACATCGACTCGAAGGAGGACCTCCTCTTCAGCATCATCGACCGCGTGCACCGCGACACGATCGCGCGGCTCGAGGAGTGGCTGGCCGAGGAGGGGGACCCGCTGGTGCAGCTCCGCACCTACCTCGAGGAGCAGGTGCGGGTCTACTGCCGCGACGCGGAGGAGGTCGGCGTCTTCCTGAACGACTTCCGCCACCTCTCCCCCGATCGCCGCGCGACCATCCTGGCCGAGCGCGACCGCTTCGACTCGGCGATCCGCGACCTGCTGCGGCGGGGGGTCGCGGAGGGCGCCGTCGCGGCGGACGTCGACCCGAAGCTGACGGCGATGGCGATCTTCGGGATGATGAACTGGATCTCCACCTGGTGGCAGCCCGACGGGCCCAGCACCCCCGACGAGGTCGCCCAGCAGTTCGCCGACCTCGTCATGGGCGGGCTGGTCGGACCGGCGGAGGGAGCGCGGCGGGACCTGGGGCGGCGGGGC encodes:
- a CDS encoding phytoene desaturase family protein → MDYDVIVIGAGAAGLSAGALLAKEGQSVLVVERSPFLGGRGMATPDEGYELNLGAHLMEDSGSGMTKIFEHVGKHLGHGPSNTDMPVWNHETESWGSIRDRYSGDKDELKKVIKALVDTPYDELERWDDRPMRDWIRQHSDHQGVIDLFEFITVMECMTEDWWDHSASENLFVRKMHYEEKGTAAYSYWPEGGWQKLFADLRDAITEHGGEVRLGQPVSRVIVEDGEVRGVALPRAGAVLPNEVFHEDEVRAPVVISTLPVWNVLQVVPEDVLPDWYASQIKYLAQDRWRISWAGLYMATEEPVSVLDRQEIATWLHTPIARTSGFMFEMSALDPSVAPEGKHLYVMGAMLHGFDRPGDMRFVKQKFDEFEQDVEIMWPGLADHVFKRRHLVYDPSFGVIQKPGLVGTFRPHWKAPNVQGLYFASETFKSRGIGIDRAARAGLTCVEDILGRRLWPLEEGWRY
- a CDS encoding TetR/AcrR family transcriptional regulator, with product MSSTERAGRDAPRRRDEVLAAATRVFHEKGYASASIQDVADELGILKGSLYYYIDSKEDLLFSIIDRVHRDTIARLEEWLAEEGDPLVQLRTYLEEQVRVYCRDAEEVGVFLNDFRHLSPDRRATILAERDRFDSAIRDLLRRGVAEGAVAADVDPKLTAMAIFGMMNWISTWWQPDGPSTPDEVAQQFADLVMGGLVGPAEGARRDLGRRGG